A genome region from Cervus elaphus chromosome 18, mCerEla1.1, whole genome shotgun sequence includes the following:
- the LOC122674353 gene encoding prohibitin-2-like, whose amino-acid sequence MAQNLKDLVGRLPSGPRGMGMALKLLLGAGAVAYGIRESVFTVEGGHRAIFFHRIGGVQQVTILAEGLHFRIPWFQYPIIYDIRARPRKISSPTGSKDLQMVNISLRVLSRPNAMELPSMYQRLGLDYEERVLPSIVNEVLKTVVAKFNASQLITQRAQVSLLIRRELTERAKDFSLTLDDVAITELSFSREYTAAVEAKQVAQQEAQRAQFLVEKAKQEQRQKIVQAEGEAEAAQMLGEALSKNPGYIKLHKIRAAQNISKTIATSQNRIYLTADNLVLNLQDESFTRGSDSLIKGKK is encoded by the coding sequence ATGGCCCAGAACTTGAAGGACTTGGTGGGACGGCTGCCCTCCGGGCCCCGGGGTATGGGCATGGCGCTGAAGCTACTGCTGGGGGCCGGCGCCGTGGCCTACGGCATCCGCGAATCGGTGTTCACCGTGGAAGGAGGGCACAGAGCCATTTTCTTTCATCGGATCGGAGGCGTGCAGCAGGTCACCATTCTGGCCGAGGGCCTTCACTTCAGGATCCCCTGGTTCCAGTACCCCATCATCTATGACATTCGGGCCAGACCCCGAAAAATTTCCTCCCCCACAGGCTCCAAAGACCTGCAGATGGTGAACATCTCCCTGCGAGTGCTGTCCCGACCCAATGCCATGGAGCTGCCCAGCATGTACCAGCGCCTGGGGCTGGACTACGAGGAGCGAGTGTTGCCGTCCATTGTCAACGAGGTGCTCAAGACCGTGGTGGCCAAGTTCAACGCCTCCCAGCTGATCACCCAGCGGGCCCAGGTGTCCTTGCTGATCCGACGGGAGCTGACAGAGAGGGCCAAGGACTTCAGCCTCACTCTGGATGACGTAGCCATTACCGAGCTGAGCTTCAGCCGCGAGTACACGGCTGCTGTGGAAGCCAAACAAGTGGCCCAGCAGGAGGCCCAGCGCGCCCAGTTCCTGGTGGAGAAAGCGAAGCAGGAACAGCGGCAGAAGATCGTGCAGGCAGAGGGTGAGGCCGAGGCAGCACAGATGCTGGGAGAGGCCCTGAGCAAGAACCCAGGTTATATCAAGCTGCACAAGATCCGGGCAGCCCAGAACATCTCCAAGACGATCGCCACCTCACAGAATCGTATCTATCTCACTGCTGACAACCTCGTGCTCAACCTACAGGATGAAAGTTTCACCCGGGGAAGTGACAGTCTCATCAAGGGTAAGAAATGA